One window from the genome of Pieris rapae chromosome 8, ilPieRapa1.1, whole genome shotgun sequence encodes:
- the LOC110992151 gene encoding uncharacterized protein LOC110992151: MASGTAAKPHYNLEDAPALFEKFIKDYDKVYTDDEDRAVHYEAFKRRLEQINKANAQNASATYDINKFADYTAQDSKHLTGVLRPNK; this comes from the exons ATGGCGAGTGGAACGGCCGCTAAACCACATTACAACTTAGAAGATGCTCCGGCACTCTTTGAAAAGTTTATAAAGGACTACGATAAAGTGTACACAGATGACGAGGACAGGGCTGTCCATTACGAGGCATTTAAGAGGAGATTGGAACAAATAAACAAGGCCAATGCGCAGAATGCCTCAGCGACGTATGACATAAACAAGTTCGCAGATTACACGGCACAAGATAGTAAACATCTTACTGGTGTCCTTCGTCCAA ATAAATAA